The Ignicoccus hospitalis KIN4/I genome includes the window ACTGAGCTATTTGGACGAGGAGAACAAGGAGGTAGCGCTGAAGGCGCTCGACGAGGCCGAAGTGGTGGTCATCGCCTCCCACGAGCCCTTGAACTTGCCCCGGATCAGGGTTAAGGGCGGGAGGGCCTTCCTCGAGAGAGCCGTTTGACGACGAACGACGTTCCCACGCTTAAGAAGGTCAGTATCAAACCCAGCTCGGTGGCCTTCTCGTACTCGCCCATCTGCGCGTACAAAGCTATGGCCGTGCTCAAGGTCCTAGTGTAGCCCTCGATGTTGCCCCCCACTATCAGCGCCACCCCCAGCTCGCCCACCGCCCGCGAGAAGGCCATAGCAATTGAGCCCGCCAGCTCCTCCACCACCTCCGCCGCCGAGGCCAAGAGCGCCTTGACCTCGTCCGCCCCGAACGTCCTGGCCAGCTCCCCGTAGTTCTGGTAGGCCCAGTTGAGGGCCGAGTGGGAGGTCGCCACTATCAGAGGGGTCACTAGGAGGGCCTCCCCGAGGACCACCGCGTAGGGGGTGTAGAGCAAGCCCAAGGAGCCCAGGGGGCACTTGGGGCATATGAGGTCGTACAAGAAGAGGCCCACCAGCACCGTGGGGACGCCGACTAAGCCCTCGAAGAAGGAGAGGAGGGGCCTCAGCGCCTTGTACCTAACTATCAAAAAGGTGAGGGGGATGGACCAAGAAGACGCCAGCGCCACTGCAGTGCCGGATATCCAGAGGGAGCGGGCCACCAGCTCGGCTACTTCGCCAGCTCCTCCCATATCTGGGAAAGCCACGCCTCCTTCCCCTCCGCCGGGTAGAACAAGGGGACGCCGAACTCTTCCTTCCCGTAGCTGGCTATGATCTCTTGGCCCTCTCCCTTCAAGAACTTTAAGAACTCGAGCGCCTTGGGGTCGTTGCAGCCCTTCACGCGGTAGGCGCTGTAGACGTTTATCAGCTCCGTCGAGTTGCTGTAGAGTATTTCCAAGTTGTCCAACTTGCCTTCCTTCTTAAGCTTCAAGAATGTCGATATGTCGCTGAGGGTGTAGGCCTTCAAATCGTTGGCCACTATGAGGGTCTTGGCCATGCCAGAGCCCGTGGACTTGTACCACTCCTTGCCCTTGGGGTCCAAGCCGGCAAGCTTCCACAAGCTCAGCTCCTTCACGTTCGTGCCCGACATGTCCCCCCTGCTGACGAATGTTGCTTCGCCGCGCTCGCCGGCCTCGTATATCTTCTTAAAGGCCTCAACGGCGTCGGTCGAATTCCTAATCCCGGCCGGGTCGTCCTTCGGACCCACTATTACGAAGTAGTTGTAGGCAAATATTATGTGGTCCGTAAGGTAGTCAGAGTACTTCTTCTCCAATGATGGGGCGTGGACCAAGGTTAAACATACGGCGCCGTCCTTGGCCAGCCTGAGCGCTTGGCCGCTGCCCACCACCAAGAACTGGAGCTCGGTCCCGCTTTCCTTCTTAAAGTAGGAAGAGAGCGCGCCCAGCAAGCCGCTGTCGTACAAGCTGGTAGTAGTGGAGACCTTCAACGAGTTGTGGGGCTTGGGGTATAATACCCAAACGGCTACGGCGACCGCCAAAGCGGCTACGAGCGCGAGCAGCGCCCTCTTGTCCAAGCTCTGCCCTCGCGGGCGCTCACGCGAACCTTATTAAGGGCTTCCAGAAGCTTACTTTCTCTTTAGATATCACTGCAATCAAGTCCCCGGAGGCAGCGCACAGCTCTCCGGGCTCGACCTTGGAGACCAGCTCGTAGAACCCCTTGTCGAGCAAGAAGAGCCTCAACTTGTTCCCGTCCAAGACGAAGAGGGCCCGGTCGCTCAGGCAAGCGCTCGACGTCCGGGAGGTGTGGACCTTCAAGACCTCCTTGCGCCCCTCGTACAGCCTCACCCTCGGGGGCGCGAAGGTCTTGATCGCTACCTTGTCCCCGAGCTCGTCCAAGTCCCTAACTCCGTTTGAGTCTCTCCTCCAGACCTTCCTCAGCTCGCGGTCGAACGCTAGCGCCTCCCCGAAGAGGTTATAGGCGTAGAGCCTCTCGCCGGCGTACAGCGCGTATGCCCCTTGGGACAGCTCCACCTCGTAGTCCTCCTCCGCCACGTAGAGCTTGGCCTTCTCGAAGGCGCTCCACGGGACCTTCCAAGGGACGCTGGAGGGGCCTATGGCCACTATTACCGTCGGGCTGAGCAGGGTAAGGGTGCTGGTCACCGGCCTGGAGGGGATCGAGAAGATGGCCTTGTTCGCGAACCTGACGCACGAGAAGGGCTCGGACGGGAGCTCCAAGCGCCTCCCGTCGACAAACGCCTTATCCCCTATAGAGTATAAGTTGTCGTCGTAGTAACACGAGGTCTTTATACCTAAGTCCCTAACTCGGCCGTCCTTTATTATAACGGTCGTCCTAGAGGTATGCACCACCGCCCCGCCCCTAACCTTGAAGGCCCTCTCCACGCTCCCCAACCAAATCTCGCCGACCTTCTCCGACTTGAACCTCCTAAGGGGCTCCGGGACCCCTTGGTAGAGCGCCACCGTCCCGTATGGGAGTTCCCTCTCCCCCTCGAGCCTCTCCCCGTCCAAGGCGTAGAAGGGGGCCTCGAACTTTACTTTCAACGCCTCTCCGACTTCCACCACGGAGTATGGGAAGTCCAAGTCCAGCTCGCTCAGCTCGTCGGGATGGGGGAGCTCCTTCTCTAGGTATATGCCGCCCACCTCCAGCGAGGCCTTCGCACCCCCGACCGGGAACACCGGGAAGGTGGCCTCCCCCTCGCTGCGCCCCTCCACCCTCTGGCCGTAGACCTTGCCGCGGTACTCGCCCTTCCCCAAGATGTATATTATCACTACCCCGTTTACTTTGCCCAGCGCCCCCACCTCCGGCACTTGGAACACGAACTCCTTGTCGCCGAACTTGCCCCTCTCCCCCTCCTTCCCCTTCAATAATACCTTTCCCTTGAGGCCCAGCTTGAGCTTGTTGCCGTCCAGCCCGGGGACCTCCCCTCGCACCTCCACCTCAGCGGACTCCCAAGGCGCCCTGAGGTAGGAGCACTCGACGTAAACTACTCCCTTCTCCTCGCCGACCGCCCTACAACGCGTCCACACTTCCTCAGCCAGCTCGGGGGCAGCACGAGCGCTAAAAACGGCAAGTAGCTCACCTTCCCGGGGCCGTAGAAGACCTCGACCTTGCCGAACTTCCAGTACTCGCCGGACGGGGAGCCCCCGTAAGCCCAGCCCTCCTCGAGCTCCACCTCGCCGAAGGGAGGGGGCACCGGGACTACACCGTAGGGGGTGACGCCTGAGCTAACGGCCTCCGCGAAGACCTTTGCTGCCTCGTAGAGGCTCATCTTCCTCGCGCTCCACACGTCCTCGCCGTTGACGTACAAGTAGTAAAGCACCGTGAGGCCGAAGAAGTAGGGGGAGAGGTCTCCGAACCCTCTCGTCACCCACTCCGCGTAGCCGCTCCTCTTGTAGAGCTCGGGGTAGAGCAAGTAGCAGCTCAACTCCGCCAGCCCCTCCGCGAACCACAACGGCCAGTAGGCGCCCCTCTCCATTTCTATCACGTGCGTTAGCTCGTGAGCCAGCGTGCAGTAGTTCAGCTCCCTTAGGGAGACCGCGTACTCGTGCAACCCGGGGACTCCCGAGGCGTAGTTAGCTTCCCCGAGGCGCAGCTCCACCCTAGCCCTCGCTTTGCCCCACAAGGCCTCCACCTTGGGGGCCACCTCCTCGCACGCCTTCCTCAAGTCCGGGTCTTCCGAGACGCAAGTCATGGCGAGGGCCGCGAGGGCGGAGAGCGCGAGCAGCAGAGCCACTTTCACCCCGCTCCCCCACGCTTTTGTGACCCGAACCAAGGAAATATACTTAAATTTTGAGTACTCTCCCTTGACCTCGAAAATTTCAGTCAGACGGTTTCCGAAGGGAAAGTTTCAAGCGTAACGCTCAAATAATCCGAGTATATGCCGGTCAATACATGCCTATAAACCGCCCCGGCCCTCCGTGCTTAGCGGTAGAGCAGTCGTGTTCGAGCGCTACTCGAGGGCCACCCCCCTCGGGGCGTACTTGGAGGAAGGGCGGAGGTTCAGGGAAGAGGGCTTCATAAGGACGGACTACCCCCCTAAGAGGGACGAGGTCCTCTGGAACCCCAAAATTATGAGGATGCCCAGGGAAGAGCTGGAGAAGATAAAGACCCAGAGGCTCAAGGCCATAGTTAAGTGGGCGTGGGAGCACAGCGAGTTCTACCGCAAGTTCTGGAAGAGCAAGGGCTTCCACCCGGACATGATAAAGACTCACGAGGACGTGGTCAAGATACCGGTCCTCACCAAGAAGGACTTGAGAGCGGACTTGCAGAAGAACCCGCCTTACGGCACCATAATGGTTCCGGAACTGGCCAAGTACATACACTTCGTGGGCGCCACCTCCGGCAGCACCGGGATGCCCACCTTCCAAGGCTGGGGCAGGGTGGAGCTGGACTACTTCGAGGAACAGCAAGCTAGGTACTTGTGGACCTTCGCCGGCGTCAAGCCCGGCGTAGTCTATGCGAACTACCTCAACATGAGCGGCTTCTACAGCTGGGGCCCGCCCCTCGTGGAGACCGCCATGTGGAGGTGCGGCGCCACCGCCATCGCCGGCGGGGGCGAGACCTTCTTCACTTGGAAGGACAGGCACATGCTAATAATGAAGCTGTGGAAGGTTGACGTCTTCGCCACCACCCCGTGGCTCCACCGCTGGATAGGCGAGCAAGCCAAGCTGGAGGGCTGGGTGACCCCGTTCAAGGTGCTCTTGCTCCACGGAGGGGCAGCGGCCGAGAAGACCAAGGAGAAGCTGATGGAGGTCCACCCCAACGTCGAGAAGGTCATAAGCGTCTGGGGCACTACGGACGGTCACATGGCAATCGAGCCCCCCGACGCGCCCGGGACCTTGGTGTTCTGGGAGGACACCCAGATCTTCGACATAGTGGTGCCCGGCAGCTACGAGGAGAGGCCCGAGGGCGAGCCGGCGGGCCAGGGCGAGAGGGGAGAGCTCATAGCCACCTTGCTGACCCACTACACCATGCCCTTGATAAGGTACAGCCTGGGCGACTACGTGAAGAACGAGTTCATATGCGACCCCACCCCGGAGCTGGGCATAACCCACTGTAGGTTCGCCGAGCTCATACCGGGCAGAGTGGAGTGGATGTTCAAGGTAAAGGGCAAGCTGCTCTTCCCCATAGTGGTCGAGAACGCGGTGAGCCAGATACCGGACACCACCGGCGCCTACAACATAGTAGTTTACGACGACAACATGGACAAGCTGAAGATAAAGGTGGAGACCAGGAAGCCCATACCGCCCCCTCCGGAGTACGACAAGGAGGCAAGGGAGATCATAGCGAGGGAGCTCGGCCTGAGCCCGGAGGACGTGGAGATAGAGTGGATAAGGCCCGGCGAGAGCGTCTGGAAGGGCTACAAGCTGCAAGTGTTCTTGGACGAGAGGAAGAAGTAAGCTTTTTCCACTCTCAGACGTTTATGACCTTACTCCCCTCACCCCCTCCGGGCAGCCGGCCTTGGACGAGCTGGAAAAGTACGTAGAGATGTTGGAGAAGGGCGAGCTGAGCTTAAGCAAGCTGGACAAGGTCCTAAACCCTAACTTGGCCGCCCTGGTCAGGAGGAGGTTCTTAGAAAAGAGGATAGGCAAGCTCCTCCCCGGCATAGCCTCAACCATACTCGACTTCGAAGAGCTCGTGGGAAGGAACATAGAGAACCCGATAGGGGCGGTTCAAATTCCCTTGGGCATAGCCGGACCCATCAAGGTCAACGGGGACTACGCCAAGGGGGAGTTCTACGTCCCCTTGGCCACCCACGAGGGGGCCCTGGTCGCCTCCGTCAACAGGGGGATGAAGGCCGTTACCTTGTCCGGCGGCGCAAACGTAAAGGTGTTGAAAGATGGGATGGCTAGAGCCCCGGTGTTCAGGGTCCCAGACGTGGCGACCGCGCAAGAGCTCGTGGAGTGGGTTAAGGAGCACTTTAACGAGATAAAGGAGGTTGCTGAAAGCACCACGCGCCACGGGAAGCTGAAGGAAATACAGCCGTTCGTCATGGGGAACAACGTGTGGCTGCGCTTCGTCTACTTTACCGGCGATGCTATGGGAATGAACATGGCAACGATAGCGACCGAGAAGGCGTGCGAATACATTGAAGAGAACTTCGGGAGGGCCCAGTGCGTGGCCCTCTCCGGCAACATGTGCGTCGACAAGAAGCCTGCCCACTTGAACGTCCTCTTGGGGAGAGGGAAGTACGTGGTGGCCGAGGCCTTGATAAAGAAGGAGGTACTGGAGGGGGTGCTTAAGACCGACGCGAGGTCGGTGCACGAGGTAAACGAGAGGAAGAACTGGGCCGGGAGCGCCTTCGCGGGCTCCTTCTCCTACAACGCCCACTTCGCCAACATAATAGCCGCGATATTCTTAGCTACCGGGCAGGACGCCGCGCAAATAGTGGAGTCCTCCATGGGCTTCACTTGGACGGAAGTGAGGGGCGAGGACTTGTACATCTCCGTCACCCTCCCCAGCTTGGAGGTAGGCACTGTGGGCGGGGGGACTAGGCTGCAGACCCAGAGGGAGGCCTTGGAGATACTCGGCGTGGCCGGCGGCGGCGACCCCCCTGGCACCAACGCCCTCAAGTTCGCCGAGATCGTGGGGGCAAGCGTCTTAGCCGGCGAACTAAACCTGCTCGCGGCCCTCGCGGCAAGGCAGCTCGCGAGGGCCCACGAGAGGCTCGGGAGGGGGAAGGGTTGAGGCTCGAGCTGGAGGGCAAGGAGCTGGCCGCGCTCTCGTGGGGCGCGGCGGTGGGGGCCAAGTACGAGGGCGGAGGCTTCGCGACTTTCTTCGACGAGAACGTGAAGAACGAGCTCAGCTTGGAGGAGCCGGCCGAGCTCGTGAGCTGCGAGGAGAGCGTGTGCGCTACTTACTACGGCACTAAGATCTTGATAACCTCTTACGGAACCCCCTTGAGGGAGTTCGAAGTAGGCGTGGCCCCCAACTGGGTCTTGTTGGACGACAAAGTAGTGTACTTGACTTACGAGGAGGGCGTGGTGGCCTACAGCTTGGAGGGCAAGAGGCTCTGGAGGGGCCTTTACGGCCCCGCGAGGGGGGCGGCGAGGGCGAAGGGCCTTATATACGTCGGCACCCCCTTCGGAGCTCTAGCCCTCTCCCACGAAGATGGGAAGGTCGTGAAGGAGGTGGAGCTGGGCAACGGCAGCTGGAGGGTAACTTCCTCTTGCGGCTCCACGCTCTTGTTAGTGAACGACGAGGAGGCCTCGGCGCTGGCCTTGTTGGCGGTGAAGGACTTGGGCGACCCAGAGCCCGTGGGCGAGGTGAAGGGGGTGACGGGCACCCCTTGGATATCCCCCGACTGCCTCTACGTGGCGGTCCCCTCTTGCGGGGTCTCTGTCTTCGACTTGCGCGGGAACTTGGTCTTCTCCCAGAGCTTGGAGGGGAACAGCGACGAGTGCTACGGGGTCCAAGCCCACTGGGGCGAGAAGCTCTTGGTAGGCGTGGTGGACGAGGGGCTGATGAAGTCCTACGTGTTGACTTACGAGCCTTTCTCCCGGTAGCCCCTCGGGAGAGGGGCCCGGGGTTATAGACAAGAGGAAACTCTGAGACTGCCCGGGCCCGGGAAGAGCTTGATCTGGGAGCCGGAGGCCAGGGACGGGCCGGCGAGGGCCGGGAAGCTCAAGGTAGGCGCCTACGAGGTCGAGACCCCCGCCCTTTTGGCGGTGGTGGACCCGGACCCGAAGAAGCAACTCGTCCCCTTGGACGAGATGAGGAGGGCCGGGGTCCAAGTAATAATGACCTCAGCCTTCATAGCTAAGAAGAAGGTAGGCCCAACGAACTTGAAGGAGCGCTTGGGGTGGGAGGGCCTCCTATACACCGACTCGGGGACCTTTCAAGCGTACAGCAGGGGGGTGAGGGTGGACCCGGAGGAGTCGGTGAGGTACCAGATAAGCGCCGGCTCCGACATAATAACGCCCGTGGACCTCTTCAGCTTGCCCACGGACAGCAAGGAGGTAGCGGCGAAGAAGGCGGAGGTGAGCTTCCGGAGGTGGCTGAGGGCGAGGGAGCTGAAGGAGGAGGTGAGCGCCCCGGTACAAGGGGGCCTCTACCCGGACGTGAGGGCGGCCGTCGCGAGGAGGTACTCCGAGGCCGGGGCCAGGCTCTTGGCCGTGGGGGGTATAGTTCCCTTGATGGAAGAGTACAAGTTCAAGGAGTTGGTTAACGCGGTGCTCCCGGTCCTCGCCTCCAGGCCGCCGGAGGCCGCGGTGCACGCCTTCGGGGCCGGCCACCCGCTCGCCTTCCCCCTCTTGGCCTTCCTAGGCGTGGACCTCTTCGACTCGGCCATGTACGCTATAGCGGCGAGGGAGGGTAGGTACTTAACGCCGTTTGGTACCTTTAGGCTCGAAGAATTAGTAATGATGAGGGAGTTCCCCTGCGACTGCCCCGCTTGCTCCTCCCTCTCCCCGCGCGACTTGCTGTCCATGAGCGAGGAGGAGAGGACCAAGTTCTTAGCCCTTCACAACCTTTACGCAGCAATTAAAATGGTGAAGGAAATAAGGGAGAGGATAGTTTACGGCACCTTCCACAAGTGGGCGATAGCCTTCGCCCACAGCCACCCGAGGCTGTACGAGGCCTTTGCAGAGGCCTTGGGCAAGTGGAGGGGCTACTTCGAGAGGGAGAGGAACGCCCTCCCCAAGTCGCCGGTCCCGGAGGGGTGCGAGCTCTGCGACTCCAGCCCGGAGAGGGACCCGGTGGGGGAGGGGACTTACGGGACGAGGGAGCTGTTCAACGTCATCGCCAAGAGGGCCTACGGGAAGGGGCTGAGTTCCGAAGAACCCTTGGAGGCCTTAAGGCCCCCTAGGGCCAGCTTCTCGCCCCGCGCGCTGAGGGAGCTCTGCTCGGTGACCCTCAACTCCCCTCCCAAGGGGAGGGCGATAAGGAAGAAGGACTTAAAGGAAGTTAACTGCTTGTTGAGGCCCAACCATGAGGTCCTCGTCCTCTGGGAGGGAGGGGAGGCGAAGGCCGTTTCCCTCGTCTCGTTCGCGGAGCTCTCGTTGGCCTCCGAAGAGGCCGTGGCGCTCTTACTCCCCCCTGAGGGCCTCCACGGGGTCAAGCTTGGAGGCCTTGTAGGCCGGGTAGAGGCCGGCGACCACGGCGGTTAACACGGAGAAGAGCGCCGCCTCAGCGACCAGCTGGGGGCTCACGTAAGCCTTGGCGGTCTTCAAGAACTCCGCTTGTATGTAGCTCTTCAGCTGGGCCCCTATTACATTAACGTACTTGTTCACAGCGTCCGCCAAGAAGTAGCCTATTACAGAGCCTATGGCTCCTCCTACCACCCCGAAGGATGAGGCCAAGAATAGGTAGTAAAGCAATATGTCCCTCGGGGAGTAGCCTATTGCCTTCATAACTGCTATTTCAGACCTCCTCTCGAGGACAGTTATCATCATGGTGTTAGCTATTCCGAAGCCAGACGCAACGAAAGCTATCATAGACATCATGAACAAGAACCTCTCAGCGAACTCCGCCGCGGACGAGTACATGTTTATTAAACTTAAGGGCGCGGTGGCTTCGGCGTCCATGAGCTCTGCCAAGGGCCTCACCCTCTTCAACACTTCCTTCGTCTTGGAGGGGCTCTCGGCGACCAAGTAGAGGACATTGTAACCCCCGACCACCCTCGTCCCTAGCTCCTCAGAGACCATTATCGACTTGTCCGGGTTGAAGCCGAAGAGGCTCGAGCCGAGGCTCTCCAAAGCTCCCACGACGGTTACGTAGTACTCCTCCTTACCCACTTGGAACTTCACTGTGCCAGGGGGGAGTAAGACCTCCTTAGCCACTTGCCAGCCCTCCACCGCCGTGCCGGGGGCTAGGGAGAAGCGCCCTAGGCGCGGCTTCGCGGAGGGGAAAAGGGAGAAGAACGCCTTTTCGTTCAGCCCCACGAAGGTCAGTATCCAGACTTTCCCGGAGGCCGATACCTTAGCTCTGAACACCGAAACCCCGAACACGTCCGTGACCCCCTCAACGGCCTTGAAGGCCAAGGCGTCTTCCAAGGAAAAGGGTCTCTCTCGCGCGCTCAAGATTATGACGTTCGCCGCCAGCCCCCTGAACTGCCTCTCCACGTTGACCCTCAAGCCCTCCGCTTGGGAGACGAAGGCTATCAAGGCCGCGGCGCCCACCGCAACGCTCATGACCACTAAGAGGGACCTCAAGCCGCCGCTCTTCATGTCCTTTAAGCTCATAAGGAAGAGCTCCGCGTACTTCATTCTATCACCACCGTTTTGGACCTCCTCCTTTTAATTAAGAGGAGCAAAATTATTGGCACCACCAAGGCGAGGGCCATCGCCTCCGGCCCCAAGCTCTCGGCAGATAGCTTGACTCTCGGCTTAACTATCACGCTGGCTGAGAACACCTTCTCGTACTTCTCGCCTTGGAAGAGGTAGGAGACCTTCAGGGTAACCGGCACCGTCCCGGGCTCCGCCTCCGCGGGGACCTCGAAGGGGAACACCGCGGGCACGTCCGCCCCGGGGGAGAGCCTCGGGAGGAAGAGGGTCTTCTTGGTGAACCTTATCCCCTTCGCCTCCACAGATATCTTGACGTCGGCCGCGCTCTGGTCTCCCACGTTGGCCAGCGAGAAGCCCAGTATTCCGGAGGAGCCTGGGGAGAGCTCCTCCGGGAAGGTGGCGGCGTCGTGAACTTTGAGCACGGGGCCGGTCGCCACGCTTATCTTGTAGTTAAACGTGTCGCTGACGTTTCCGTACCTCACCCTCACAGTTATTGAGTACGTCCCGGGGTAGTTGGGGGAACAAGGCACCTCCACCAAGGCCCTCTGGCCCGGGGCTAGCTCCTTGATGAAGAAGGAACTCTTGGAGAGGGGTAAGCCGGAGGAGTAGACGTAGAGCTCCACCCCCTTCGCCGGGACCTCGCCGTCGTTAAATACCTCGAACCTTAGAACGGACTTTCCTGTCTTGAGTATGGTAGTTAGCATGTTTACCGCTACGTGCGGGGAAGGCTTGGGAACCACCTTGAACTTCTTGGTAAAGGAGGCTGAGTAGGAGCTCCCCCAAGGGTCCGTGTAGCGGGCCTCCAGCTTCAGTTCCGCCTCCTCAGCCCTCTCCGGTGGGGTTACAAAGAGCTTTAAGGTAACCTTCTTGCCCGGCGGTATATCTCCCAGCATGAAGTAGCTCGGCGTTACGTCCGAGTCCCCTGAGGAGGCCGAGAGGGTGACGGACCTCGCCTCGTCGCCCCCGGAGTTGGCGAGCTCCACGTAGACCGCGTTGGACTTCCCGCCCCTTAGCTTCTCGCCCTTTACGGCTATTACTAAGTTCGGGGGGACGTAGTTCCTAACCGGCACCTCGAACTCCTTCTTCAATTGGGACGGTAGGCAAGTGCCTCCCAAGGGGCCGGAGCAGTAGCTCAAGGCCGCGTTCAACTTAACAGACTTGGCGTCCTTGGGTACGAAGAACGTAGCGTTTATAACCTTGCTAGAGTCTGGAGGCATATCGCCTAAGTACACGTAACTGGGGTAGAGCAAGTAGGGCGAGGAGAGGCTGAGCCCCGCCCCCTTCGCGTAGCCCCTCCCGACGTTCTTGACCCTTATCGTAACTACGTCCTTTCCAACGCCCAAGCTCTTGGTTTCCAGCTCGATGGCCGGGACCGCCACCTCCGGGTTGGGCTTGACCTCTAGCTCTTCCTCCCTCTCCAAGCTGTAGGAGCCCGCAACTATCTTCACCTTGGCCTTGAGTGATTCCACCTCCCAAGGGACCGCGACCAAGCCTTCCAGGCAAACCCTCTGCGAGGGGGCGACCTCGTCGAAGGTAGCTACGCTCGACCAGTTGCTGACTTCGACTTTCACGATCACGTCCTTTACTGCCTTGTTCCACGCGTTCTCCACGCACATCCTCTCCCGGACCACGCTCCCCTCCACGACGCTCCGGGGCTCGAAGGTTACCGTAAACTCCGGGTTGAACGGTTTAACGTTGAAATTATATGCAAACGTCTTCCCAAACATCTTTACTTTCAAGATAGCTTCTTTTGCTGAGGTGGGGAGGGACCACACGAAGGCGCCTCCGGGCAAGGGCAAGGTCGGGGGGTCAACGGCCCCGGGGCTGGGCTCGAGCGTTACAGCGCCCTTCACCGGGAGGGGGCAGTTGACCTTAACCTCCACCGCGTTGTCCACTCCGGCCCACAGCTCCGTCGCGTTGAAGCTTACGTCACAGTAGCTCATAGCGACGCTGTCATTCAGAACTAGGTTACCGGCCTTGGCTACTGCGCTCAACGTAAAGGGCAGGGAGGAGGGCGTAACTGTGTAGTTGAGCGTCGTGCACCCCTTCAGCTCCAGCTTGAAGGAGTCCGGCTCGGGGGCGGCATTACGGGAGAACAACCTAATTACGAATTGTTGTTTCCTAGGGAAGCATACTTCTATTACCTTTCCTAACTTGAACGTTACGCGGGGGTCCGGGTTAACTATCATCAAGCCCTTCCCTTCGAGCTCCGCCTTCCCGTAGCGGGCCTTGTACTCGACCTCGTACTTCCCCGGAGAGGTGGGCGGGACCTCGGCCTTCGCTGCTCCCTCCCCTCCCGGGGGGACCTCCAAGGGGAGCGTCGCGAAGAAGGGCTTGGTGATTACTATATTGCCCTTAAAGGGCGCCTCTCCGACGTTCCTGAACTTCAGGGTCACGTTGCCGCCTACTTCCGACACCTCCACGGGTTCCATGACTAGCTGGGGGGAGCGGACGAAGAGCGTTAAGGAGCCCGAGGTCGCTCCGAGGGCCTTGGAGTTCCCCAACGCGTAGGCCGCGCTGGCAACGAAGCTTAACCTAATTACTTCTTTCAACGGGAGGACGTTCAGTATGACCTCCTTGCACTGCCTCGGTCTCAAGTCTCCTACGGAGAAGGTCGAGGGGGTGACTGCGGCGTCCTCCGTGGCGAGCTGGAACGTTGCATAAGAGATCAAGGTGACGGAGGGGTTGCAGACCTTGAGCCTCACGGATCCTAAGTGGCCGAGGGTCAAGTTCGCCCGTTCGGGGACCAAGTAGACCGGCGAGGGCGGCAGCGGCTTCTGTTCGGCCGCCCACACAAGCGCCAACGTCACCAAGATAGCCAGAGCCCTCTTCAAGGCATAAGGCCCGGGACAGAGTCATAGAGGGGAATTAGAGCGTTCGCCGCAGAGTGTAGGGCCTTGAGGAGGGCGAGGAGCGAGAGGTTGGCGGAGGAGGTGCTCCGATCCATGGGCTTCGAGGTGGTGAGCGTCAACGCGCCGGTAAAGGTCGGGGACAAAGAGGTGGCGGAGGTGGACTTGTTGGTCAAGCCCCCTCCCGGGCCCCTCGCGGTAGAGGTCAAGTCCGGAAAAGTGGACGTGAGCGCCGTCAGACAAGCGTACGCCAACGCGAAGGCCATAGGGGCGGAGCCTATGGTCATGGGCTCGGGGTGGGCCAA containing:
- a CDS encoding ABC transporter permease, with the translated sequence MAFPDMGGAGEVAELVARSLWISGTAVALASSWSIPLTFLIVRYKALRPLLSFFEGLVGVPTVLVGLFLYDLICPKCPLGSLGLLYTPYAVVLGEALLVTPLIVATSHSALNWAYQNYGELARTFGADEVKALLASAAEVVEELAGSIAMAFSRAVGELGVALIVGGNIEGYTRTLSTAIALYAQMGEYEKATELGLILTFLSVGTSFVVKRLSRGRPSRP
- a CDS encoding substrate-binding domain-containing protein; its protein translation is MDKRALLALVAALAVAVAVWVLYPKPHNSLKVSTTTSLYDSGLLGALSSYFKKESGTELQFLVVGSGQALRLAKDGAVCLTLVHAPSLEKKYSDYLTDHIIFAYNYFVIVGPKDDPAGIRNSTDAVEAFKKIYEAGERGEATFVSRGDMSGTNVKELSLWKLAGLDPKGKEWYKSTGSGMAKTLIVANDLKAYTLSDISTFLKLKKEGKLDNLEILYSNSTELINVYSAYRVKGCNDPKALEFLKFLKGEGQEIIASYGKEEFGVPLFYPAEGKEAWLSQIWEELAK
- a CDS encoding phenylacetate--CoA ligase family protein, which codes for MFERYSRATPLGAYLEEGRRFREEGFIRTDYPPKRDEVLWNPKIMRMPREELEKIKTQRLKAIVKWAWEHSEFYRKFWKSKGFHPDMIKTHEDVVKIPVLTKKDLRADLQKNPPYGTIMVPELAKYIHFVGATSGSTGMPTFQGWGRVELDYFEEQQARYLWTFAGVKPGVVYANYLNMSGFYSWGPPLVETAMWRCGATAIAGGGETFFTWKDRHMLIMKLWKVDVFATTPWLHRWIGEQAKLEGWVTPFKVLLLHGGAAAEKTKEKLMEVHPNVEKVISVWGTTDGHMAIEPPDAPGTLVFWEDTQIFDIVVPGSYEERPEGEPAGQGERGELIATLLTHYTMPLIRYSLGDYVKNEFICDPTPELGITHCRFAELIPGRVEWMFKVKGKLLFPIVVENAVSQIPDTTGAYNIVVYDDNMDKLKIKVETRKPIPPPPEYDKEAREIIARELGLSPEDVEIEWIRPGESVWKGYKLQVFLDERKK
- the hmgA gene encoding hydroxymethylglutaryl-CoA reductase (NADPH), coding for MDELEKYVEMLEKGELSLSKLDKVLNPNLAALVRRRFLEKRIGKLLPGIASTILDFEELVGRNIENPIGAVQIPLGIAGPIKVNGDYAKGEFYVPLATHEGALVASVNRGMKAVTLSGGANVKVLKDGMARAPVFRVPDVATAQELVEWVKEHFNEIKEVAESTTRHGKLKEIQPFVMGNNVWLRFVYFTGDAMGMNMATIATEKACEYIEENFGRAQCVALSGNMCVDKKPAHLNVLLGRGKYVVAEALIKKEVLEGVLKTDARSVHEVNERKNWAGSAFAGSFSYNAHFANIIAAIFLATGQDAAQIVESSMGFTWTEVRGEDLYISVTLPSLEVGTVGGGTRLQTQREALEILGVAGGGDPPGTNALKFAEIVGASVLAGELNLLAALAARQLARAHERLGRGKG
- a CDS encoding tRNA-ribosyltransferase family protein, with translation MIWEPEARDGPARAGKLKVGAYEVETPALLAVVDPDPKKQLVPLDEMRRAGVQVIMTSAFIAKKKVGPTNLKERLGWEGLLYTDSGTFQAYSRGVRVDPEESVRYQISAGSDIITPVDLFSLPTDSKEVAAKKAEVSFRRWLRARELKEEVSAPVQGGLYPDVRAAVARRYSEAGARLLAVGGIVPLMEEYKFKELVNAVLPVLASRPPEAAVHAFGAGHPLAFPLLAFLGVDLFDSAMYAIAAREGRYLTPFGTFRLEELVMMREFPCDCPACSSLSPRDLLSMSEEERTKFLALHNLYAAIKMVKEIRERIVYGTFHKWAIAFAHSHPRLYEAFAEALGKWRGYFERERNALPKSPVPEGCELCDSSPERDPVGEGTYGTRELFNVIAKRAYGKGLSSEEPLEALRPPRASFSPRALRELCSVTLNSPPKGRAIRKKDLKEVNCLLRPNHEVLVLWEGGEAKAVSLVSFAELSLASEEAVALLLPPEGLHGVKLGGLVGRVEAGDHGG
- a CDS encoding ABC transporter permease: MKYAELFLMSLKDMKSGGLRSLLVVMSVAVGAAALIAFVSQAEGLRVNVERQFRGLAANVIILSARERPFSLEDALAFKAVEGVTDVFGVSVFRAKVSASGKVWILTFVGLNEKAFFSLFPSAKPRLGRFSLAPGTAVEGWQVAKEVLLPPGTVKFQVGKEEYYVTVVGALESLGSSLFGFNPDKSIMVSEELGTRVVGGYNVLYLVAESPSKTKEVLKRVRPLAELMDAEATAPLSLINMYSSAAEFAERFLFMMSMIAFVASGFGIANTMMITVLERRSEIAVMKAIGYSPRDILLYYLFLASSFGVVGGAIGSVIGYFLADAVNKYVNVIGAQLKSYIQAEFLKTAKAYVSPQLVAEAALFSVLTAVVAGLYPAYKASKLDPVEALRGE